A single window of Nicotiana sylvestris chromosome 5, ASM39365v2, whole genome shotgun sequence DNA harbors:
- the LOC138869735 gene encoding TPD1 protein homolog 1-like: protein MRSINGERSLFMVYVVFLLVSFSVMQVNHALKLAEKVGAIQENNSNGGGSGDERYNSQYEVELCRKDSIQVTQGQSGTLNGIPVYSVTIINTCNSGSCLNIHLSCGWFSSTRLINPAIFRRLGYNDCLVNNGKPLKPGQLLNFQYSNTFSYPLAVSSISCN, encoded by the exons ATGAGGAGTATTAATGGTGAACGAAGCCTTTTCATGGTTTATGTTGTTTTCTTGCTTGTTTCATTCTCTG TGATGCAAGTTAATCATGCATTGAAACTAGCTGAGAAAGTTGGTGCTATTCAAGAAAATAACAGTAATGGCGGTGGTAGTGGTGATGAACGCTACAACTCACAGTACGAAGTAGAATTATGTCGAAAAGACAGCATACAAGTAACTCAAGGTCAGTCAGGAACACTGAATGGGATTCCAGTGTACTCAGTCACGATCATCAACACATGCAACTCTGGAAGTTGTCTTAATATTCACTTGAGTTGTGGCTGGTTCAGTTCAACAAGACTCATAAATCCAGCAATTTTTAGAAGACTTGGTTATAATGATTGTCTTGTAAATAATGGAAAGCCTTTAAAACCTGGACAATTACTTAATTTTCAATATTCCAATACTTTTAGTTATCCTCTTGCAGTTTCTTCTATTAGCTGCAACTAG
- the LOC104228569 gene encoding uncharacterized protein → MAEVSGMFTVQQTIGSVLCCKCGILMQPNAANMCAKCLRSEVDITEGLQKHVVIIHCPECDSYLQPPRSWIKAQLESKELLTFCIKRLKNLNKVKLMNAEFIWTEPHSKRINVRLRVQKEVLNGAVLEQTYTVEYVVQDQMCESCSKVQANPDQWVAAVQLRQHVSHRRTFFYLEQLILKHEAANRAIKIQQLVQGIDFFFAHRSHALKFVDFVSRVVPVRSRNDKQLVSHDHKSNNFNYKYTFSVEICPICREDLICLPPKVAASLGNVGPLVICTKVSNSIALLDPFTLRHCFLDADQYWRASFKPLLSSRQLVEYVVLDVDVVSEEVNIGGAKYVLADIQVARVSDFGKNDTMFSVRTHLGHLLHPGDYALGYDLYRANNNDIELDKYKGLVLPEVILIKKSYEEKRQKKRGKHRSWKLKSLNMEVDNSGKGRDQEQKLNSEYEQFLRDLEENPDLRFNISLYRNKEYQRSEVTSIADGEDVPSIPLEELLADLDLSDIDVEEDCIRE, encoded by the coding sequence ATGGCAGAAGTATCAGGAATGTTTACAGTGCAACAAACAATAGGCAGTGTATTATGTTGCAAATGCGGAATTTTGATGCAACCAAATGCTGCCAATATGTGTGCTAAATGCTTGCGATCTGAAGTTGATATAACAGAAGGCTTACAAAAACATGTTGTGATTATCCATTGTCCCGAATGCGATAGCTATTTGCAGCCTCCAAGGAGTTGGATCAAAGCACAGCTCGAATCGAAGGAGTTACTCACCTTTTGTATCAAGAGGTTGAAGAATTTAAATAAAGTTAAGTTGATGAATGCTGAGTTTATTTGGACTGAACCTCATTCCAAAAGGATTAATGTTAGGCTTAGAGTCCAAAAAGAGGTACTAAACGGAGCTGTTCTTGAACAAACATACACCGTTGAGTATGTTGTTCAAGACCAAATGTGTGAATCTTGTTCAAAGGTGCAAGCTAACCCTGATCAATGGGTGGCGGCTGTGCAGCTTAGACAGCACGTCTCTCATCGAAGAACTTTCTTCTATTTGGAGCAGCTCATTCTTAAGCACGAGGCTGCAAATCGTGCCATAAAAATTCAACAGTTGGTTCAGGGAATTGATTTCTTCTTTGCACATAGAAGTCATGCTTTGAAGTTTGTGGACTTTGTGAGTCGGGTGGTACCTGTTCGGAGCCGAAATGACAAGCAACTTGTATCTCATGATCACAAGAGCAATAACTTCAATTATAAGTACACATTCTCCGTAGAAATCTGCCCGATTTGTCGTGAGGATTTGATATGTCTCCCTCCAAAAGTGGCCGCTAGTTTAGGAAATGTCGGTCCTCTTGTGATCTGCACCAAAGTGAGCAACAGTATCGCTTTACTAGATCCGTTTACTTTGAGGCATTGTTTCTTGGATGCTGATCAGTACTGGAGGGCGTCGTTTAAGCCTTTGTTGTCTAGTAGACAGCTCGTCGAGTATGTAGTTTTAGATGTTGATGTGGTTTCTGAAGAAGTTAATATCGGGGGCGCGAAGTATGTTTTAGCTGATATTCAAGTGGCTCGTGTATCTGATTTCGGGAAAAATGATACTATGTTCTCCGTAAGAACACATCTAGGCCATCTTCTACATCCCGGAGACTATGCCCTCGGTTATGATTTATATAGAGCAAATAATAATGATATTGAGTTAGACAAATACAAAGGTCTTGTCCTTCCTGAGGtgatattaattaagaaaagcTATGAAGAGAAGCGCCAAAAGAAACGTGGGAAGCATCGATCTTGGAAGCTTAAGTCGCTTAATATGGAAGTCGATAACTCTGGCAAGGGTAGAGATCAGGAACAAAAGTTGAACTCAGAATATGAACAATTCTTGAGAGATTTAGAGGAGAATCCTGATCTGAGGTTCAACATATCATTGTATCGTAATAAGGAATATCAACGATCGGAAGTCACATCTATTGCTGATGGAGAAGATGTTCCTTCTATTCCTTTGGAGGAGTTACTTGCTGATCTTGATCTTAGTGATATTGATGTTGAAGAAGATTGCATAAGGGAGTGA
- the LOC104228570 gene encoding uncharacterized protein, whose amino-acid sequence MASPESAKKLFGPDPYPMINLLLHLHCDDDHLYQQAKALFNYTKNHYPTALILKLFEMIQRNPLSITGIRCYNLLRDLLPSLWVRLPPFTRKDLKIGLNYRLWLEKDYETLKACVSCVASLAGLLFPKNEWDNLFYLMFQKLGSSGLYRRLGALLLWNDLIPICPEVFMPYIDFLIEGFKDLMPTVTEDHRCGVAAAKASVKLVLYLGNTANYSKFYDLMAYVMMTLFMALGEEVLVCSLLEDLIILAGAETEFFKVQIDVVIDSMVKVVGNLELEEKTRQLGIEFVLTVAEDKENGCGMMQKINKDVVSKLLSQLIVMLVHIEDDPNWGNAISDDENAGELSMCSYAMESLDRLAIALGGNVILPSCPECLFNFLYDENWRIRHAAVTAIGLISEGCSKALSQDMGQLVETVVMLIHDTHPRVRWATIHAIGQLSKYLNPHFQEQYHQQILPALLEVLDDFDNPRLQTRATSAILLFTRNCSSDVLKPYLQRIVSKLVVFLQRGMTMMKEAALETLASLTISSQEDSAYIYDSIMPYLKVILVTATKDTSRMLLTKSLECITMMAMAVGNLAILDYAEKVTSELISLQETHMEVEDPMRSLLLQAWGRLCKCLGTDFLPYLSVAMPVVLKSAQLKNYLSVSDNSDTEDSDDESMIKVTSGNKKIGIRSALLEEKALACHILSCFAAELKEGLHLWVNEVVSALVPNLTFKFSEEVRMATISTMPLLLHSAAFAVRKGLPVTGCGKPPVQKLSDTIIPALLDALQKESKVQIQARLLDAFNESIQIPGSHLSKHQAAKFVDRISEVLSTCSYRKTEREKRVREHNDSREQELLKEETEQHLAICRNIGICLGTMVKNLKASFLPLFDKFLPHVSLMWSNDRTAEERRVVVHLFRDVAEQCREDAFRYYEDWIPLLLRVYDHNNPDVQQLVATAVGICAEFGGDILKPHTIVIFNHLKSVMEHPDAKRPDNIMAYEAAVSTCGKLSQFVWEGIYTYKFILLWLSHLPIRCNLEEAKINHELLCSMMETSEMKIIGPQGSYIPKIIAIFAEVLWAGNNLATEETIRRMINLLKKFQREHQPSVMSNIYATLPLPHQSMLRTVLSTI is encoded by the exons ATGGCGTCACCCGAATCCGCAAAAAAACTATTCGGACCCGACCCGTACCCAATGATAAACCTTCTATTGCATCTCCATTGCGACGACGATCATCTTTATCAACAAGCAAAAGCTCTGTTCAATTACACCAAAAACCATTACCCAACTGCTCTAATTCTCAAACTTTTCGAAATGATTCAACGTAACCCTTTATCGATCACAGGTATTCGCTGTTATAATCTTCTTCGCGATCTTCTTCCTTCGCTTTGGGTCCGTCTTCCTCCATTTACACGTAAAGACTTAAAAATTGGGTTAAACTATCGTTTATGGCTTGAAAAAGATTATGAAACGTTAAAAGCTTGTGTTTCTTGCGTAGCAAGTTTAGCCGGTTTGTTATTTCCTAAAAATGAATGGGATAACTTGTTTTACTTGATGTTTCAAAAATTGGGTTCGAGTGGTTTGTATAGAAGATTGGGTGCTTTGTTATTATGGAATGACTTGATTCCTATTTGTCCTGAGGTTTTTATGCCTTATATTGATTTTTTGATTGAGGGTTTTAAGGATCTTATGCCTACTGTAACGGAAGATCATCGGTGTGGTGTTGCTGCTGCTAAGGCATCTGTAAAATTGGTTTTGTATTTGGGAAATACCGCGAATTATAGCAAGTTTTATGATCTTATGGCGTATGTAATGATGACTTTGTTTATGGCATTAGGTGAGGAAGTTCTTGTGTGTAGTCTTCTTGAGGATTTGATAATTTTAGCCGGGGCGGAAACTGAGTTTTTTAAGGTTCAGATTGATGTTGTAATTGACTCAATGGTGAAAGTAGTTGGGAATTTGGAGTTAGAAGAGAAGACAAGACAACTTGGTATTGAGTTTGTTTTAACAGTTGCTGAGGATAAGGAAAATGGTTGTGGAATGATGCAGAAGATTAATAAGGATGTTGTTTCTAAGTTGCTTAGTCAGTTAATTGTGATGTTAGTACATATTGAAGATGATCCTAATTGGGGAAATGCAATTAGCGATGATGAAAATGCAGGGGAATTGAGTATGTGTAGTTATGCTATGGAAAGTTTGGATAGGTTAGCAATTGCATTGGGAGGAAATGTGATTTTGCCTAGTTGCCCTGAGTGTTTgttcaacttcttgtatgatgAAAATTGGAGAATTCGTCATGCTGCTGTTACTGCAATTGGTCTGATTTCCGAGGGTTGCTCGAAG GCATTGTCGCAGGATATGGGGCAGCTTGTAGAGACTGTTGTAATGCTAATTCATGATACACACCCCCGAGTGCGCTGGGCAACAATTCATGCAATTGGTCAGCTATCAAAGTATCTGAACCCTCATTTTCAAGAGCAATATCATCAACAGATCCTCCCAGCTTTGCTAGAAGTTTTAGATGATTTTGACAATCCCAGGTTGCAG ACACGTGCAACTTCAGCAATACTGTTGTTCACTCGCAATTGCAGTTCAGATGTCTTGAAACCTTACCTGCAGAGAATAGTGAGTAAATTAGTTGTGTTTCTACAG AGAGGAATGACGATGATGAAGGAAGCGGCTCTGGAAACTTTAGCTTCTTTAACTATTTCATCACAG GAGGACTCTGCATACATATATGATTCAATAATGCCATATCTGAAAGTTATCTTGGTAACTGCTACTAAAGATACAAGTCGCATGCTCCTTACCAAATCCTTGGAATGTATTACCATGATGGCAATGGCTGTCGGGAATCTAGCAATCCTTGATTATGCTGAGAAG GTCACTTCTGAGCTCATTTCACTGCAAGAAACTCACATGGAGGTAGAAGATCCAATGAGGAGCCTTTTGTTACAA GCATGGGGTAGACTATGCAAATGCTTGGGGACAGATTTCCTTCCTTATCTGAGTGTTGCCATGCCCGTCGTACTAAAATCTGCTCAGCTAAAGAATTATTTGAGTGTTTCCGACAATTCAGACACAGAGGATTCTGACGATGAAAG CATGATTAAAGTCACTTCTGGGAATAAAAAGATCGGGATAAGAAGCGCACTTCTGGAAGAAAAAGCCTTGGCCTGTCATATACTAAGCTGCTTTGCAGCTGAGTTAAAGGAAGGGCTGCATTTATGGGTTAATGAG GTTGTTAGTGCTTTAGTTCCAAATCTTACCTTTAAATTCAGCGAAGAAGTAAGAATGGCCACCATTTCTA CAATGCCATTACTGTTGCATTCAGCTGCTTTTGCTGTGAGGAAAGGCCTTCCTGTAACAGGTTGCGGCAAGCCCCCAGTTCAAAAGCTATCTGACACCATAATCCCGGCTTTGCTTGATGCGTTACAGAAG GAGTCAAAGGTACAAATTCAAGCAAGACTATTGGACGCATTCAACGAAAGCATTCAG ATTCCAGGTTCACATTTAAGTAAACACCAAGCTGCAAAATTTGTTGATCGCATATCAGAGGTTCTCTCAACTTGCTCATACCGCAAAacagaaagagagaaaagagtaAGAGAGCACAACGATTCAAGGGAGCAGGAACTGCTTAAGGAGGAAACTGAGCAACACTTAGCTATATGTAGAAAT ATCGGTATTTGCCTGGGAACTATGGTGAAAAACCTCAAGGCATCATTCTTGCCCCTTTTTGACAAGTTTTTGCCTCATGTATCACTTATGTGG AGTAATGATAgaacagcagaagaaagaagagtTGTAGTGCACCTTTTCCGTGATGTCGCTGAGCAGTGCCGAGAAGATGCATTCAG GTACTATGAGGATTGGATACCTCTCCTGCTGAGAGTTTACGATCATAACAATCCAGATGTTCAGCAG CTAGTAGCAACTGCAGTTGGTATTTGTGCTGAATTCGGAGGCGATATCCTCAAGCCTCATACTATAG TAATATTCAATCATTTAAAATCTGTAATGGAGCATCCTGATGCAAAACGTCCGGATAACATCATGGCTTATGAGGCTGCTGTTTCTACCTGTGGGAAGTTAAGCCAGTTTGTCTGGGAAGGCATTTACACCTATAAG TTTATCTTGCTTTGGCTTAGCCACTTACCAATAAGGTGTAATTTGGAAGAGGCTAAAATCAATCACGAACTGCTTTGTTCGATGATGGAAAC GTCAGAGATGAAAATTATTGGCCCTCAAGGATCTTATATACCGAAAATAATAGCAATTTTTGCTGAG GTTTTATGGGCAGGGAACAATTTAGCAACAGAAGAAACTATCAGGCGAATGATCAATCTATTGAAGAAGTTCCAAAGGGAACATCAGCCTTCTGTCATGTCCAACATATATGCAACATTACCTTTACCACATCAAAGCATGTTGCGCACTGTCTTGTCAACCATATAA